One segment of Deltaproteobacteria bacterium HGW-Deltaproteobacteria-6 DNA contains the following:
- a CDS encoding tungstate transporter permease, whose translation MELIIQGIIKAFELIISFDPEVMGITWLSLKISGTATLISLFIGVSIGTAVALTNFPGKRLVISLINTGMGLPPVVVGLFVTMLIWRSGPLGFLEILYTPYAMIIAQAIIATPIVMGISLAAIQNLPPNLRLQILSLGASRMQMVWVLIKESRLPLLAAVMAGFGGVISEVGASIMVGGNIKGYSRVLTTATVMETSKGNFDIAIALGIILLIVAFLVNLLLTQIQQRQHLR comes from the coding sequence GTGGAATTAATTATTCAAGGGATCATTAAAGCTTTTGAACTGATCATCAGTTTTGATCCGGAAGTAATGGGGATCACGTGGCTGTCTTTGAAAATATCAGGGACAGCCACTCTGATCAGCCTCTTCATCGGCGTTTCCATTGGAACAGCGGTTGCTTTAACCAACTTTCCCGGGAAAAGGCTGGTCATCAGCTTGATCAATACGGGCATGGGGTTGCCGCCTGTTGTCGTGGGCCTTTTTGTAACCATGCTGATCTGGCGCAGCGGACCGCTGGGATTTCTGGAAATTCTCTATACCCCCTATGCCATGATTATTGCGCAGGCGATTATTGCCACGCCGATTGTCATGGGGATATCACTGGCCGCCATTCAAAACCTGCCGCCCAACCTGCGCCTGCAAATCCTGTCGCTGGGTGCGAGCCGCATGCAGATGGTGTGGGTATTGATTAAAGAATCCAGGCTGCCGCTCCTGGCCGCCGTCATGGCCGGTTTCGGCGGCGTCATTTCTGAAGTAGGTGCTTCCATTATGGTCGGCGGCAACATCAAAGGATATTCCCGTGTGCTCACGACAGCCACTGTGATGGAAACGAGCAAAGGAAATTTTGATATTGCCATTGCGCTGGGCATCATCCTCCTCATTGTTGCGTTTCTCGTCAACCTCCTGCTCACACAGATCCAGCAAAGGCAGCATCTCCGATGA
- a CDS encoding molybdopterin molybdenumtransferase MoeA: protein MFLKVKTSEEVLEILKGFDPVSTETILIADGFNRILNREIVAEEDLPNFRRSTMDGYALRACDTFGASENLPVFLELVGEVAMGQIPTDIVTPGRAVRISTGGMIPEGADAVVMIEYCHHLDEKTIEVSRAVSPLENVVMPGDDFKKGVVIFEKGAILRPQDIGILAGLGIQNITVYKKPKVAIISTGDEIIPINQSPKPGQVRDINSYTLSAFCSQAGAIPVNLGLCKDNFSDLSRKVAGALETCDTVWISGGSSVGVRDMTLKVLESFDHAQLLVHGIAVSPGKPAIISRIGNKAVFGLPGHVASAMVVAEIFLNPFLSRLSGVAGASDDHHFYLRAELTRNIESAGGRDDYIRVRLDKRDGRIFAEPIFGKSGLISTLVEAHGLLKIDRNTEGLYKGQTVEVMLFKPFT, encoded by the coding sequence ATGTTTCTTAAAGTTAAGACATCTGAAGAGGTCCTTGAAATTTTGAAGGGTTTCGACCCGGTAAGCACGGAAACAATCTTAATCGCAGATGGCTTTAACCGGATCCTGAACCGGGAAATAGTTGCCGAAGAGGACCTGCCGAACTTTCGCCGGAGCACCATGGACGGTTATGCTCTGCGGGCCTGCGATACTTTCGGAGCGTCTGAAAACCTTCCGGTTTTTCTGGAACTGGTGGGAGAGGTTGCCATGGGCCAGATTCCCACCGACATCGTCACGCCCGGAAGGGCCGTCCGGATATCGACGGGCGGGATGATTCCCGAAGGCGCGGATGCGGTGGTGATGATCGAGTACTGTCATCATCTGGATGAAAAAACCATTGAAGTGAGCCGCGCCGTGTCACCCCTGGAGAATGTCGTCATGCCGGGTGATGATTTTAAAAAAGGCGTGGTAATCTTTGAAAAGGGCGCCATTCTCCGCCCCCAGGATATCGGTATTCTGGCGGGCCTCGGCATTCAGAACATTACCGTATACAAAAAACCGAAGGTCGCCATTATCTCAACGGGCGATGAAATTATTCCCATTAATCAAAGTCCGAAACCCGGACAGGTCCGCGACATCAACAGTTATACGTTAAGCGCCTTTTGCAGTCAGGCCGGGGCCATTCCCGTCAATCTGGGGCTATGCAAAGATAATTTTTCCGATCTGAGCCGGAAAGTGGCCGGAGCACTTGAAACCTGCGACACCGTCTGGATATCCGGCGGCAGTTCTGTCGGTGTCCGGGATATGACCCTGAAGGTGCTGGAATCCTTTGATCACGCCCAACTGCTGGTACACGGCATCGCCGTCAGTCCGGGAAAGCCGGCCATCATTTCCAGGATCGGCAACAAGGCTGTGTTTGGACTGCCGGGGCACGTTGCTTCGGCAATGGTTGTCGCGGAAATTTTCTTAAATCCATTCTTATCAAGATTATCAGGTGTGGCAGGCGCATCGGATGACCATCATTTTTATCTGCGGGCGGAACTTACACGCAACATTGAATCGGCCGGCGGGAGAGACGATTATATCCGGGTCAGGCTGGATAAAAGGGATGGACGAATTTTCGCGGAACCGATTTTTGGCAAGTCGGGGCTGATCTCCACGCTGGTTGAAGCCCATGGATTATTGAAGATCGACAGAAATACGGAAGGGCTCTACAAAGGACAGACTGTTGAAGTCATGCTCTTTAAGCCTTTTACATGA
- a CDS encoding tungsten ABC transporter substrate-binding protein produces MIVTVLVVLGTVNVFAAPKQKNIILATTTSTQDSGLLDVLLPIFEKETGYFVKTIAVGSGQAMAMGKKGEADVMLVHSPDAEIKFIAEGYGVNRRLVMHNDFIIVGPGSDPAKIKGLKSSANALKQIANAGTLFTSRGDNSGTHSQEKKLWKQAGITPAGQKWYQETGLGMGQTLNVTSEKKGYTLADRGTYLAMKKSLALNILVEGDAALLNIYHVIEVNSAKWPKANAEGAKAFADFMVAKKTQDIIKTFGVTKFGSPLFFPDAGKKVEDLGK; encoded by the coding sequence ATGATTGTTACCGTACTTGTTGTATTGGGAACGGTAAATGTTTTTGCCGCGCCCAAGCAAAAGAATATCATTCTGGCGACAACCACCAGCACACAGGATTCCGGGCTGCTCGACGTTTTGCTGCCCATCTTTGAAAAAGAAACGGGTTATTTTGTTAAAACGATTGCCGTGGGTTCCGGACAGGCCATGGCCATGGGGAAAAAAGGCGAGGCGGATGTCATGCTGGTTCATTCGCCGGATGCCGAAATAAAATTCATCGCGGAAGGATACGGCGTCAACCGACGTCTGGTCATGCATAATGATTTTATTATTGTCGGACCGGGATCCGATCCGGCTAAAATCAAAGGCTTAAAATCGTCGGCAAATGCACTGAAGCAGATCGCCAATGCCGGTACATTGTTTACATCGCGCGGCGATAATTCAGGAACCCATTCTCAGGAAAAGAAACTATGGAAACAAGCCGGCATCACACCTGCGGGACAGAAATGGTATCAGGAAACCGGCCTTGGCATGGGACAGACGCTTAATGTAACCTCTGAGAAAAAAGGCTATACCCTGGCTGACCGCGGCACCTATCTGGCGATGAAAAAGAGTCTTGCCCTGAATATTCTGGTGGAAGGCGATGCGGCACTGCTCAATATTTATCATGTCATCGAAGTGAACAGCGCCAAGTGGCCGAAAGCCAACGCCGAAGGCGCCAAAGCGTTTGCCGATTTCATGGTCGCCAAAAAGACTCAAGACATCATTAAAACATTCGGCGTCACCAAATTCGGTTCACCCCTGTTTTTCCCTGATGCGGGGAAAAAGGTCGAAGACTTAGGAAAGTAA
- a CDS encoding ABC transporter ATP-binding protein, whose protein sequence is MNIITVQNLIVRRGGATVLDIKELNVAQGRILALIGPNGAGKSTLLITMAGLLKPSQGKIYYHGKPVDSSASRSHMRRSVSVVFQEPLLLHTSVYKNVALGLKFRHLTGSEIKKRVDQSLDYFGISSLAARSAKTLSGGEAKRVSLARAFALKPEVILMDEAFNSLDPPTRETLIDDLRHILEETKITAVMALHDREETLRLAQDITVMAQGKIVQSGTTARIFNEPDSEFVASFVGTETILEGTVKSSNAGLMEILVAGKIITAVGNDYLPGQNVYCCIRPENITVSSEIPEKTSARNVFKARIQKIVRQAFFYKMILDCGFPIVAYVTIPSCEDLGLCEGSTISVSFKATALHVMRRE, encoded by the coding sequence ATGAATATCATAACGGTTCAAAATTTAATCGTCCGCCGCGGCGGCGCAACGGTATTGGACATCAAAGAACTGAATGTCGCACAGGGGAGAATTCTTGCCCTGATCGGGCCCAATGGCGCAGGCAAGTCAACGCTCCTTATAACCATGGCGGGCTTGTTAAAGCCAAGCCAGGGGAAAATCTACTACCATGGAAAACCTGTAGACAGCAGCGCCAGCCGTTCCCATATGCGCCGGAGCGTCTCCGTTGTTTTCCAGGAACCGCTGCTGCTCCATACGTCTGTTTATAAGAATGTCGCGCTGGGTTTGAAATTCCGGCATCTGACGGGCAGTGAAATTAAAAAGCGTGTTGACCAATCACTGGACTATTTCGGCATCAGCTCTCTTGCTGCAAGATCGGCTAAAACGCTTTCCGGCGGCGAAGCTAAAAGAGTCTCCCTCGCGCGCGCCTTTGCCCTGAAGCCGGAAGTAATCCTGATGGACGAGGCCTTTAACTCGCTCGATCCTCCAACACGGGAAACGCTCATCGACGATCTGCGGCATATTCTGGAGGAAACGAAGATTACGGCGGTCATGGCGCTGCATGATCGTGAAGAGACATTGCGCCTGGCGCAGGATATCACCGTTATGGCTCAAGGCAAGATTGTTCAGTCGGGGACGACCGCCCGGATATTTAACGAGCCGGACTCCGAATTTGTGGCAAGCTTCGTCGGGACGGAAACAATATTGGAAGGCACGGTCAAAAGCAGCAACGCAGGTCTGATGGAGATTTTGGTAGCAGGGAAAATAATTACGGCAGTGGGTAATGATTATTTACCCGGACAAAATGTATACTGCTGCATCAGACCTGAAAACATCACCGTTTCATCGGAAATACCCGAAAAAACCAGCGCCCGTAATGTCTTTAAGGCCAGAATTCAGAAGATCGTCCGTCAGGCTTTCTTCTATAAAATGATTTTGGATTGTGGTTTCCCCATCGTTGCCTATGTTACCATTCCTTCCTGTGAAGATTTAGGCCTTTGTGAAGGGTCAACGATTTCAGTTTCTTTTAAAGCCACCGCCTTGCACGTCATGCGTCGGGAATAA
- a CDS encoding tungsten ABC transporter permease, with amino-acid sequence MKFLLGKCLVAFILLWSSLALAADGDQFIFLSSTIGPIDAGIVGALEDQFEKETGIRVRHVGAGTGAALKMAEKGQIDLVMAHAKSLEEKFIADGFGTARVPLMYNDFVMVGPDSDPAGIKGKKSATEALKIIMDKGVKFISRGDKSGTHVAEMELWKKAGIKPQGPWYNIYEKGSEGNVPTLKYTNQQSAYTVIDRATYLSIKDQIKLVILVEGDETLLNFISLLPVNQAKFPRINRQDTMTFVKWLTSPEKGQLIIRDFGKEKYGAPLFFPNSIEWQKTNKK; translated from the coding sequence ATGAAATTTTTATTAGGAAAATGTTTAGTGGCGTTTATTTTACTATGGTCGTCTCTGGCCCTGGCCGCCGACGGCGATCAGTTTATCTTTTTGTCCAGCACGATCGGCCCGATTGATGCGGGCATTGTAGGCGCCCTTGAGGACCAGTTTGAAAAAGAAACCGGTATCCGTGTGCGGCATGTCGGCGCGGGAACCGGCGCGGCCCTGAAAATGGCCGAAAAGGGCCAGATCGATCTGGTGATGGCCCACGCTAAGTCACTGGAGGAAAAGTTTATTGCTGATGGTTTCGGGACGGCACGGGTTCCCCTGATGTATAACGATTTTGTTATGGTTGGTCCCGATTCTGATCCGGCCGGCATCAAAGGAAAAAAATCCGCGACGGAAGCCTTGAAAATAATAATGGACAAAGGCGTTAAGTTTATCAGCCGTGGCGACAAATCAGGAACGCATGTGGCGGAAATGGAGCTCTGGAAAAAAGCCGGGATCAAACCGCAGGGCCCCTGGTACAACATTTATGAAAAAGGCTCCGAGGGCAATGTTCCCACATTGAAATACACGAATCAGCAATCAGCCTATACGGTGATTGACAGGGCCACTTATTTATCGATTAAAGATCAAATCAAGCTGGTCATTCTGGTGGAAGGTGATGAGACACTTTTGAACTTTATCTCTTTGCTTCCCGTCAATCAGGCCAAATTCCCCCGTATAAACCGCCAGGACACCATGACTTTCGTAAAGTGGCTGACGTCACCTGAAAAAGGCCAGCTGATCATACGTGATTTCGGCAAGGAGAAATACGGAGCGCCGTTGTTTTTCCCCAATTCGATTGAATGGCAAAAAACAAACAAAAAATAG